One part of the Olleya sp. YS genome encodes these proteins:
- a CDS encoding SIMPL domain-containing protein, with product MKHFTLILFAFATLSSYSQSDSYSQSEKNDTAYLETTAVKDSLVVPDRIYLSIIVREKDTRGKESVEVLEQKMEETLKSINIDIEKQLFLSDASSNFKKYFLKKKDVLKEKVYSLLIYDAITAGKVIMELELIGVSNVFLTKTEYSKTEDLKIELKKLAVIKAKKQANIMVEPLGQKIGKAVRLSDSNSLVTSALSGNASGIVIRGTSSIYGSRAYQPISIDFEKIKIESAVSVRFELK from the coding sequence ATGAAACACTTTACACTTATTTTATTTGCTTTTGCTACATTAAGTAGCTATTCTCAATCTGATAGCTATTCTCAATCTGAAAAAAATGACACAGCTTATCTAGAAACTACTGCTGTCAAAGATTCTTTAGTAGTTCCTGATAGGATTTATTTATCAATTATTGTTAGAGAAAAAGACACAAGAGGAAAAGAGTCTGTTGAAGTATTAGAACAAAAAATGGAAGAGACACTAAAATCTATTAATATCGATATTGAAAAGCAACTTTTTTTATCGGACGCTTCATCAAACTTTAAAAAGTATTTTTTAAAGAAAAAGGATGTGCTAAAAGAAAAAGTATATTCACTTTTAATATATGATGCTATAACTGCTGGAAAAGTTATTATGGAGTTAGAATTAATAGGTGTTTCAAATGTATTTCTTACAAAAACTGAATATTCCAAAACAGAAGATTTAAAAATTGAGCTTAAAAAGTTAGCAGTTATTAAAGCAAAAAAACAGGCAAACATTATGGTTGAACCTTTAGGGCAAAAAATAGGAAAAGCGGTGCGTCTCTCTGATTCAAACTCCTTAGTAACAAGTGCTTTAAGTGGAAATGCTTCTGGAATTGTAATTAGAGGAACTAGTTCAATTTATGGGAGTAGAGCATATCAACCTATTAGCATTGATTTTGAAAAAATTAAAATAGAAAGTGCAGTTAGCGTTAGATTTGAATTAAAATAA
- the purH gene encoding bifunctional phosphoribosylaminoimidazolecarboxamide formyltransferase/IMP cyclohydrolase: MSNKTIKSALISVFSKDGLEPIVKELNKQGVTIYSTGGTETFIKNLGINVVPVEDVTSYPSILGGRVKTLHPKVFGGILNRQNHDGDIKEMKDFDIPQIDVVIVDLYPFEKTVASGASNQDIIEKIDIGGISLIRAAAKNYADVICVSSVNDYAEFLELITDKKGNLSEDDRKRFAAKAFNVSSHYDSAIFNYFNANHEIASLKLSETKGQVLRYGENPHQRGFFFGDFDEMFTKLHGKALSYNNLLDVDAAVNLIAEFKDEKPTFAILKHNNACGFAQRDTVHQAYTDALAGDPVSAFGGILISNVEIDAACATDIHNLFCEVVIAPSFSAEAETILKGKKNRILLVLKDAALAQTTVRTCLNGVLVQDRDNKTDAIEDLTYATITKPSAQELEDLIFASKICKHTKSNTIVLVKNKQLCASGTGQTSRVDALNQAIHKAQSFKFDLKGSVMASDAFFPFPDCVEIADNAGITSVIQPGGSIKDQLSIDYCNDNNISMVMTGTRHFKH, from the coding sequence ATGAGCAACAAAACAATTAAATCTGCATTAATCTCAGTATTTAGCAAAGACGGTTTAGAGCCTATTGTTAAAGAGTTAAACAAACAAGGGGTAACCATTTATTCTACAGGTGGCACTGAAACTTTTATAAAAAATTTAGGTATAAACGTTGTTCCTGTAGAGGATGTAACGTCTTACCCTTCAATCTTAGGTGGACGTGTCAAAACATTACACCCTAAGGTGTTTGGTGGTATTTTAAACCGTCAAAATCATGATGGTGATATTAAAGAAATGAAAGACTTTGATATCCCTCAAATAGATGTTGTTATAGTAGATTTATATCCGTTTGAAAAAACAGTAGCTTCTGGAGCTTCCAACCAAGACATTATTGAAAAAATTGATATTGGTGGTATTTCTTTAATTCGTGCTGCTGCTAAAAATTATGCAGATGTTATTTGTGTGTCTTCTGTTAATGATTATGCTGAATTTTTAGAGCTAATTACAGATAAAAAAGGAAACTTATCTGAAGACGACAGAAAACGTTTTGCTGCCAAAGCATTTAATGTGTCATCACATTACGACTCGGCAATCTTTAATTATTTTAACGCCAATCATGAGATTGCGTCATTAAAACTATCTGAAACAAAAGGACAAGTGTTACGCTATGGAGAGAATCCGCATCAACGAGGATTTTTCTTTGGAGATTTTGACGAGATGTTTACTAAATTGCATGGTAAAGCTTTAAGTTACAATAACCTTCTGGATGTTGATGCAGCAGTTAATTTAATTGCAGAATTTAAAGACGAAAAACCAACCTTTGCCATTTTAAAACATAATAATGCATGTGGTTTTGCACAACGCGATACAGTGCATCAAGCTTATACAGATGCGTTAGCTGGTGATCCAGTATCAGCTTTTGGCGGAATTTTAATTAGTAATGTTGAAATTGATGCAGCTTGTGCTACAGATATTCATAATTTATTTTGCGAGGTGGTAATAGCTCCTTCTTTTTCAGCTGAAGCTGAAACCATTTTAAAAGGAAAGAAAAACAGAATACTTTTAGTTTTAAAAGATGCTGCTTTAGCACAAACCACGGTTAGAACATGCTTAAACGGTGTGTTAGTACAAGACAGAGATAATAAAACAGATGCTATAGAAGATTTAACATATGCAACTATCACGAAACCTTCAGCACAAGAATTAGAAGATTTAATTTTTGCTTCAAAAATTTGCAAACACACTAAATCTAATACTATAGTATTGGTTAAAAACAAGCAATTATGTGCAAGTGGTACAGGACAAACTAGTCGTGTAGATGCGTTAAACCAAGCTATACATAAAGCGCAATCCTTTAAATTTGATTTAAAAGGAAGTGTGATGGCAAGTGATGCGTTTTTTCCGTTTCCAGATTGTGTAGAAATTGCAGATAATGCAGGAATCACTAGTGTTATCCAACCTGGAGGCTCTATAAAAGATCAATTAAGTATTGATTATTGTAACGACAACAATATCTCAATGGTTATGACAGGGACACGACATTTTAAGCATTAA
- a CDS encoding GAF domain-containing protein — protein sequence MTFDTLKPQIETIVSNTSSTDDKLLQICKLLEANIDHYNWVGFYFKNGDKNELKLGPYVGEPTDHTIIPFGKGICGQVAVSNQNFVVPDVAAQDNYIACSITVKAEIVIPIFVNGENIGQIDIDSNTPDPFTEADERFLEFVCAKVAKLL from the coding sequence ATGACTTTTGACACTTTAAAACCTCAAATAGAAACCATAGTTTCTAATACTTCTTCCACAGATGACAAATTATTACAGATTTGTAAATTACTAGAAGCTAATATAGATCACTATAACTGGGTAGGTTTTTATTTTAAAAATGGAGATAAAAACGAATTAAAACTGGGACCATATGTTGGAGAACCTACAGACCATACCATTATCCCGTTTGGAAAAGGCATTTGTGGTCAAGTAGCTGTAAGTAATCAAAATTTTGTGGTACCAGATGTTGCAGCACAGGATAATTATATTGCTTGTAGTATTACTGTAAAAGCAGAAATAGTTATTCCTATTTTTGTAAATGGTGAAAATATAGGACAAATAGACATCGACTCTAACACTCCAGATCCTTTTACAGAAGCAGATGAACGCTTTTTAGAATTTGTTTGTGCTAAAGTTGCTAAACTACTTTAG
- the xrtF gene encoding exosortase family protein XrtF: MKDLIVTYKPVIKFILTFLLVYGVLSLAYNFYLDASKDGTYHPDYITNLVANQSKDLLENVGYNTKVLPHPDEPSMKLIVRGKYLARVIEGCNGTSIIILFISFIIAFSGRFKTTFFYILSGSVLIYVVNLLRIVILSIGLFHYPWRKEELHTVIFPGIIYGMVFLLWMFWVNRFSKLNQKNE; the protein is encoded by the coding sequence TTGAAAGATTTAATTGTTACATACAAACCAGTTATAAAGTTTATACTTACGTTTCTGTTAGTATATGGCGTATTATCTTTAGCTTATAATTTTTATTTAGATGCGTCTAAAGACGGAACATATCATCCAGATTATATCACTAATTTAGTCGCAAATCAATCTAAAGACTTACTAGAAAATGTAGGATACAATACTAAAGTTTTACCACATCCAGATGAGCCTTCCATGAAATTAATTGTTAGAGGCAAATATTTAGCACGAGTCATAGAAGGTTGTAATGGAACCAGCATTATTATTTTATTTATATCGTTTATTATAGCATTTTCTGGACGTTTTAAAACCACTTTCTTTTATATTTTATCAGGAAGTGTTCTAATCTATGTTGTTAATTTACTTAGAATTGTCATTTTATCCATTGGATTGTTTCATTATCCATGGCGAAAAGAAGAATTGCATACCGTAATTTTTCCAGGAATTATCTACGGAATGGTATTTTTGTTATGGATGTTTTGGGTAAATCGTTTTTCAAAACTGAATCAAAAAAATGAGTAA
- a CDS encoding exosortase F system-associated protein yields the protein MSKYYKYIWIAFLFILLALVRWFENELFYDPYLLFFQNDYLYIDSPRQEVFKLVVFTSLRFLINTTLSLLILYLFFKDKSVVKFAMLVYIISFIILIVFYLYFVLDPKQENYYLFFNIRRFLIQPLLLLLLLPAFYYNRLIN from the coding sequence ATGAGTAAGTATTATAAATATATTTGGATTGCTTTTCTATTTATTTTACTGGCTTTAGTAAGATGGTTTGAAAACGAATTGTTTTATGATCCCTATTTGTTATTTTTTCAAAATGACTATTTATATATAGACTCTCCAAGGCAAGAAGTTTTTAAATTAGTAGTCTTTACAAGCTTAAGGTTTTTAATAAATACTACTCTATCACTTTTAATTTTATATCTTTTTTTTAAAGACAAAAGTGTGGTTAAGTTTGCAATGTTAGTTTATATCATTTCATTTATAATTCTAATAGTATTTTACTTGTATTTTGTTTTAGATCCAAAACAAGAAAACTATTATTTATTTTTTAATATTAGACGCTTTTTAATACAACCACTACTATTATTGTTGCTGCTACCGGCTTTTTATTACAATAGACTAATAAATTAA